In Spinacia oleracea cultivar Varoflay chromosome 5, BTI_SOV_V1, whole genome shotgun sequence, a single window of DNA contains:
- the LOC130461854 gene encoding uncharacterized protein codes for MDTSWIDLPTGHPEYIDGCMQFIAFANQGLFEGKIRCPCKNCKVDKWFPVNDVERHILFKGFYKSYRNWIFHGKGDMVQRMLGSDGGSTSEGSLGNQSGFVGRDNMGGLLRSAFSVNVPPNFPTFEAREDGEWTEEPVSYDTDVEYDDSTIEEDATYKKLLQASEEKLYEGCINFSKLSFLLHLFHLKCMHHWSIESFNMLLKLILDAFPQILDFPSSYYYSKKMIKDLGLGYEKIDACPNDCMLYWGEFLEKDKCHVCGKSRWKTTKGKKGDDVSDQGTNTCKKGVPAKVMRYFPLIPRLKRIYMSSETAEDMRWHDTERLGEDDKKILRHPSDALAWKAFDERYRDFALDPRSVRLGLASDGFNPYRLMNTTYSTWPVVLIPYNLPPWLCMKPSSFILSTLIPGKASPGNDIDVYLQPLVHELKLLWGGVEAFDAFDGVKFNLRAALLWTINDFPGYAMLSGLSTKGYNACPICMDSTPSDRFGNKICYCSYRKWLPADHPYRRQGEKFCEKFGTNELGEAPSRPSGTDILRQQEKVEYVYGKSKAPPKKRQRGHTDNNDVQDEIVFGTKRSIFFDLVYWEHNLLRHNLDVMHIEKNVSENLLGTLLSMDKSRDNRDDREALEAWRIKTHLWLSADHNGNEYMPPASYSMSREEKERFLTVLQKLKVPDGYGSNLSSCVNMKQRKLINLKSHDNHVLMQDILPVALRASNATKVIDLLARLSSFFKKLCSTSIDPDDLDGLQDGIVLTLCQLEMEFLPSFFTIMVHLLIHLVEEVKLGGPVQYRWMYPIERYLSHLKSHVTNKAQPEGSIAEGYLLEETIRFCSRYLQGVKTIFNMPKRMDDDISNSDDYLFNSGGRVIGKEVSIRLDGQSLKQAHRYVLLHSDEIKGDLDEFLTEKRQMNLEISVAESDESKWIINEFGGWLRNKVHFIDATTEDGKLRKALAGGLHSYGRKLKGYIINGYKFLSTDRDCRLLTQNSGVMVEADGVAYYGKVMDIYELNYYGDYKVVLFRCDWVDIRRGVRTYPNGGVCVNFSKLMHTGRLLQDDPFVFSSQAKQVFYIEDEIQKGWFHVVKNKPRDLFDLGDSLPVAEEGGAD; via the exons ATGGATACAAGTTGGATAGATCTACCCACTGGCCACCCTGAATATATCGATGGTTGTATGCAATTCATTGCGTTTGCCAATCAAGGTCTATTCGAAGGAAAAATTAGATGTCCATGTAAGAACTGTAAGGTGGATAAATGGTTCCCGGTTAATGATGTAGAGCGACATATTTTGTTTAAGGGGTTTTATAAGTCGTATAGAAATTGGATCTTTCATGGTAAAGGGGATATGGTTCAACGTATGTTAGGGAgtgatggagggagtactagtgAAGGATCCCTTGGTAATCAAAGTGGGTTTGTAGGTCGAGATAATATGGGAGGACTATTAAGATCAGCTTTTAGTGTTAATGTGCCACCCAATTTTCCAACTTTTGAAGCAAGAGAGGATGGTGAATGGACTGAGGAGCCCGTGTCATACGACACAGATGTTGAATATGATGATTCTACAATAGAAGAAGATGCGACATATAAGAAGCTACTTCAAGCTTCCGAGGAGAAATTATATGAGGGGTGTATTAATTTTTCAAAGTTATCTTTTCTTCTACACTTATTTCACTTGAAGTGTATGCATCACTGGTCCATTGAATCTTTCAATATGCTCTTGAAGCTGATTTTAGATGCATTTCCTCAAATACTTGATTTTCCCTCGTCTTATTATTACAGtaagaaaatgataaaagaCTTGGGCCTTGGGTATGAAAAAATTGATGCTTGTCCTAATGATTGTATGCTGTATTGGGGTGAATTTTTAGAGAAAGACAAATGTCATGTTTGTGGTAAATCGAGGTGGAAAACAACCAAGGGTAAGAAGGGTGACGATGTAAGTGATCAAGGTACGAATACTTGTAAGAAAGGTGTGCCAGCTAAGGTAATGCGATATTTTCCTCTTATCCCAAGACTAAAAAGAATCTACATGTCATCAGAAACAGCAGAAGATATGAGATGGCATGATACAGAGCGATTGGGTGAAGATGATAAGAAGATTTTGAGGCATCCTTCCGATGCCTTAGCGTGGAAGGCATTTGATGAGCGTTATAGAGATTTTGCATTAGACCCTCGTAGTGTTCGATTAGGTCTTGCGAGCgatgggtttaatccataccgTTTAATGAACACTACTTATAGTACATGGCCAGTGGTGTTGATTCCTTATAATCTTCCACCATGGCTATGTATGAAACCATCTTCTTTCATTTTGTCCACACTTATTCCCGGAAAAGCAAGTCCTGGAAATGATATTGACGTGTATTTGCAACCATTAGTTCATGAGTTAAAATTGCTGTGGGGAGGGGTTGAAGCTTTTGATGCTTTTGACGGAGTGAAATTTAATTTGCGCGCGGCTCTGCTTTGGACTATTAATGACTTTCCTGGCTATGCAATGCTCTCTGGTTTGAGCACAAAAGGTTACAATGCATGTCCTATATGCATGGATTCCACACCTTCTGATAGATTTGGGAACAAGATTTGTTATTGTAGCTATAGAAAATGGTTACCCGCAGATCACCCATATCGACGTCAGGGTGAAAAGTTTTGTGAGAAGTTTGGAACTAATGAGTTGGGTGAAGCCCCATCTCGTCCTAGCGGCACTGATATATTGAGGCAACAAGAAAAGGTCGAGTATGTTTATGGAAAGTCAAAGGCACCACCGAAAAAGAGACAAAGAGGACATACTGATAACAATGATGTCCAAGATGAAATTGTCTTTGGTACCAAGAGAAGCATATTCTTTGATTTGGTGTATTGGGAGCATAATCTTCTAAGGCATAATTTAGACgttatgcacattgagaaaaatgtgtctGAGAATCTTTTGGGAACACTTCTTAGTATGGATAAGAGTAGAGATAATAGGGATGATCGAGAAGCCCTTGAAGCATGGAGAATAAAGACTCACCTTTGGCTTAGTGCTGATCATAATGGAAATGAATACATGCCTCCAGCTTCCTATTCTATGTCTAGGGAGGAAAAAGAGAGATTCTTAACTGTTTTGCAGAAACTTAAAGTTCCGGATGGATATGGATCCAACCTTTCTAGTTGTGTGAATATGAAGCAAAGGAAGTTGATTAACCTCAAGAGTCATGACAACCATGTTCTAATGCAAGATATCCTCCCCGTCGCCTTAAGAGCTTCTAATGCTACAAAGGTGATTGACTTGTTGGCTAGATTGTCTTCGTTTTTCAAGAAGTTGTGCTCCACCAGTATTGATCCAGATGATTTAGATGGTCTTCAAGATGGAATTGTTTTAACTCTTTGTCAGTTGGAAATGGAGTTTTTGCCTTCATTTTTCACAATCATGGTCCATTTGTTGATTCACTTAGTGGAGGAGGTTAAACTTGGTGGACCAGTGCAATACAGATGGATGTATCCCATTGAAAG gtACTTGTCCCATTTGAAGTCACATGTAACCAATAAAGCCCAACCTGAAGGATCTATTGCGGAAGGCTACCTTTTAGAGGAGACAATTAGGTTTTGCTCGAGATATCTTCAAGGTGTTAAGACCATCTTCAACATGCCTAAAAGGATGGATGATGACATTTCAAATTCTGATGATTACTTATTTAATTCCGGCGGTCGAGTCATTGGAAAGGAGGTCAGCATTCGCCTTGATGGTCAAAGCTTAAAACAAGCCCATCGCTACGTTTTACTTCACTCTGATGAGATCAAAGGGGATCTAGA TGAATTTTTAACCGAGAAGCGTCAAATGAACTTAGAAATTTCCGTCGCGGAGAGTGATGAAAGTAAATGGATCATCAATGAATTTGGAGGGTGGCTGCGAAACAAG GTACATTTCATAGATGCAACCACCGAAGATGGGAAACTAAGAAAAGCTTTGGCGGGTGGTTTGCATTCTTATGgtagaaaattaaaaggataCATAATCAATGGATACAAATTCCTTTCCACTGATCGCGATTGtcgtcttttgacacaaaattctGGAGTTATGGTTGAAGCGGATGGAGTGGCATACTACGGAAAAGTGATGGATATCTATGAATTAAATTACTATGGAGATTATAAAGTTGTATTGTTTCGTTGTGATTGGGTAGACATTCGTAGGGGTGTAAGAACATATCCAAACGGCGGAGTATGTGTCAATTTCTCTAAATTGATGCATACTGGACGATTATTGCAAGATGATCCATTTGTCTTCTCATCTCAAGCAAAACAAGTTTTTTACATAGAAGATGAGATACAAAAAGGATGGTTCCATGTTGTTAAGAATAAGCCTAGAGATTTGTTTGATTTAGGTGATTCTTTACCAGTAGCGGAAGAGGGTGGGGCCGATTGA
- the LOC110798244 gene encoding uncharacterized protein, with protein sequence MDRPWKQHRYTLKKKHFDPVKTPEQNFANLPDGVSSKSWSDLVTYWFTPKAMEKSELGKNARALQDRNHKSGATSFANRRADLKKKGEFSELAFYKSVYAKDGSFEEGTPSHQFMEEANDEVQENLASSSSSLSRVEIENEVFNRLMYKGEIPKRPLNYGFGVKQSDIFGVEGLLRKEGSSYVNNGAVEVENIKGELSAVKKQNQELAQQNKALSTKFDETTQSFKMIASFLGQVLKEVRKGNVSSDLLDGAESAIHMINDDSGGSGEK encoded by the exons ATGGACAGACCATGGAAGCAGCATAGATACACATTGAAGAAAAAACATTTCGATCCAGTGAAAACTCCAGAACAGAACTTTGCCAATCTGCCTGATGGAGTCTCCTCTAAGAGTTGGTCGGATTTGGTTACATATTGGTTTACACCAAAGGCCATG GAAAAATCTGAACTTGGAAAAAATGCTCGAGCATTACAAGACCGTAATCACAAGAGTGGTGCTACAAGCTTTGCTAATCGAAGAGCTGATTTG AAAAAGAAAGGGGAGTTTAGCGAATTGGCATTTTACAAATCAGTTTATGCCAAAGATGGAAGCTTTGAAGAGGGCACACCCTCTCATCAATTTATG GAGGAAGCAAACGATGAGGTCCAAGAAAACCTTGCGAGTTCCTCTTCTTCCTTGTCTAGGGTTGAAATTGAGAATGAGGTCTTTAATAGGCTTATGTATAAAGGTGAAATACCTAAACGTCCTCTGAATTATGGGTTTGGAGTGAAACAAAGTGACATCTTTGGAGTGGAAGGTTTGCTAAGGAAAGAAGGGTCAAGCTATGTTAACAATGGTGCCGTGGAAGTGGAGAACATAAAAGGTGAACTATCAGCTGTAAAGAAGCAAAATCAGGAACTTGCACAACAAAATAAAGCTCTAAGCACGAAGTTTGATGAAACAACGCAGTCATTTAAAATGATTGCTTCTTTCTTAGGACAAGTTTTGAAGGAAGTACGCAAAGGAAATGTTTCATCAGACCTTTTAGATGGTGCGGAATCAGCAATACATATG ATTAATGATGATTCTGGTGGCAGTGGTGAAAAATAG